The following are encoded in a window of Chlorocebus sabaeus isolate Y175 chromosome 10, mChlSab1.0.hap1, whole genome shotgun sequence genomic DNA:
- the LOC103218290 gene encoding bolA-like protein 2, with protein MELSAEYLREKLQWDLEAEHVEVEDTTLNRCACSFRVLVVSAKFEGKPLLQRHRLVNACLAEELPHIHAFEQKTLTPEQWARERQK; from the coding sequence ATGGAACTCAGCGCCGAATACCTCCGGGAGAAGCTGCAGTGGGACCTGGAGGCGGAGCATGTGGAGGTGGAGGACACGACCCTCAACCGTTGCGCCTGTAGCTTCCGAGTCCTGGTGGTGTCGGCCAAGTTCGAGGGGAAACCGCTGCTTCAGAGACACAGGCTGGTAAACGCGTGCCTAGCAGAAGAGCTCCCGCACATCCATGCCTTTGAACAGAAAACCCTGACCCCAGAGCAGTGGGCACGTGAGCGACAGAAATGA